The DNA region TATACAGTCGGCGACCGTGTGAAGAAGGGCGACCCCGTAGTCATCATCGAACACCGCTACAATATGCACGATCAGGCGCATATCTCCAACCAGCGTTGGGATTTGCTGAAAGTATTACTGGATACTCGCTACCGGGCGTTGGTGGCGCGTGTCGCACGCGAGCGCGGCGAGCGCCTAATGAGCTTGGGCAATCTCTCGGGCCAGCAGTTGCAGCATATGCAGGCGGAGGAGCTGGACGCCAGGGCGGAATACGAAAAAGCCCGCACTCTGATTGGTCAGCAGGACGAACAGATCGGCAATGTGTCGCCAACACGGAAGCCGCTGGCTTCGCCCATTGACGGTGAAATCGCCGAGGCGACCTTTACACAAAATCAAACGGTGAATGAGGGATTCAAGCTGTATCGCATCGTGAATCTCGCGCAGGTCGGCGTAGCGGCGCGCGTAATTGAGTCGCAGTTCCGCCCGTGGCCCATGGGTACAACGGCGGGGATACGCTTCGACAATCTGCCGGGCAAAGTTTTCACCGGCACGCTGGAAATCATTGAACCCGCAGTTGATCCGGAAACGCGCACCCGCGAATTGATCTTTCGCGTCAGCAATCCGGATGAGCTTCTCCGCTTCGGCATGATTGGCCGCGTGGAGGTGACTCAGTGAGCGTACCGCGAATGAAGTTTTCAAGTCTGTATCCACGGCTTGCGATATTCGCCACCGCCGCACTCGGCATTTGCGCGTGGATGCTCATCCCTGCATTGCTACATGCGCATGGTGAAGTCGCAGGTGGCGGCCGGCAGACCTTCGTCCAGAACGTAACCGGCGCGAACGGCAACTACCGCGTGGAGATCATGTACTCGCCATCGCTTCCTGTTGCGGGCGAGATTGCCAACGTCGAAATCAAAGCGTTCCGCCTGCTCGCGGTTCCCGATCCGCTGCTTGGCACCGAAATTCCCTTGGGGCTCCAGCCGGAAGGTTCACTCGTCGATACGCAATCGCAACGCGCCGTCGAGCCGCACCTGCCCGTTCACCCGGAGGGAGAAGCCGGAGTGTTTGGCATTGCGGAACACCAGTTCTCCAAAGCGGGGTCCTTCAATCTACACTTTACTTTCAAGACGGAAACTGGCGATGAGTTCAGCATGGATTTCCCGATCACGGTGCAGAGCAATCCAGCCAGTTTTTTCCGCCTGATGGTGAATATCGCCCTGGTGCTTCTAGTCGTTGGATTAACTGCGATCCAGTTGTGGCGTGTGCGCCAGCAGGCCGGCGAAGTGGGTGGTGCTGGGACGCGCATGGTCAGGCCAGCTCTGATCGGACTGGCTTGCCTGATCTTCGTGGTTGGGGTGATGGACCGGTTCATCCTGCCGGCCGTGCTGAATATGCGGAAGCCGGCGGTACCCACGGAAGGCAAGCAATTCGTCATTCTGAATGAAGATGGAACGTATGCCATCACGGACGCGGCGCAAAAGGAATTGGGAATTACTCTAGTGGAAGCGAAGCTGGTCTCGCTTGATCAGATTGTTCGTGCTACTGGCCACGTCGAAGCGCGGCCGGATCTCACCGCGATTGTCGAGGCTCCTCTGTGGGGACGAATCGAATTTGCGCCCAAGCCGCTGAGTCTCGGCGAAACCGTCAAGCGCGGTCAGCAGTTGGCGGTGGTAACGCTGGAGCTTTCCGCCATCGAGCGCGGCCCAATGGAAGCCAAGGACCTTGATATCAACGGCGTGCTGGCACGCGCGCGTGAGCGGCGCGATGCGGCGCAGCTTGAACTGGATCGCACGCAAAAACTGGCCGCCGCAAATCCGCTCTATGAAGCGGACGCCAAGTGGGCCAAGGAATTGCGCGACGAGGCAGTGCGCATTTTCGACGAAGTCCGTAAGCAGGACGAAGCCATGGAGGCCACCAAAAAGTTTCGCGACCCGCGCCGCACGCCCGTCGGCTCTCCCATTAATGGCATCATTGCCTCCATTAATTTCACTCCCGGAGAGCTGAATCTCAACGACGAATACAAACAGCTATTCACCATCGTGGACCCCAGCCGGGTGTGGGTGAAAACGCAGGTGTACAGCTCGGACTTGCTTACGTTGAAACGGGGACAATCGGCTTCCATCTTCCCGCCGTCCCCGGGTGCCAAGCCTATGTCGGGAACCGTCCATTGGATCGGCGACACAATCGATTCCACCAATCGGTCGGTGCCGGTCATCGTGGATGTGGTGAATGAAGGTAACGTGCTGGCGCTTGAATCTTTTGTTCGTGCAGAGTTTCGCCGGCAGCAGCGCGTGCTGGCTGTTCCCGAGCAGGCGGTCATTGATACCGGAACTGAGCGCTGGGTATATATAGTGCGGGCGGACGGAAACTTTGCCGCGCAACCGGTGGAAGTAGGGATTCGCCAAAACGGT from Acidobacteriota bacterium includes:
- a CDS encoding HlyD family efflux transporter periplasmic adaptor subunit, producing the protein MSMRMHGQSRSDFPRNASLRRSVCRALLLCFALPLGASLLRAQSTNFLGKVVHLPDSSAEIFSPATGRTISPKEKPYTVGDRVKKGDPVVIIEHRYNMHDQAHISNQRWDLLKVLLDTRYRALVARVARERGERLMSLGNLSGQQLQHMQAEELDARAEYEKARTLIGQQDEQIGNVSPTRKPLASPIDGEIAEATFTQNQTVNEGFKLYRIVNLAQVGVAARVIESQFRPWPMGTTAGIRFDNLPGKVFTGTLEIIEPAVDPETRTRELIFRVSNPDELLRFGMIGRVEVTQ
- a CDS encoding efflux RND transporter periplasmic adaptor subunit, translating into MSVPRMKFSSLYPRLAIFATAALGICAWMLIPALLHAHGEVAGGGRQTFVQNVTGANGNYRVEIMYSPSLPVAGEIANVEIKAFRLLAVPDPLLGTEIPLGLQPEGSLVDTQSQRAVEPHLPVHPEGEAGVFGIAEHQFSKAGSFNLHFTFKTETGDEFSMDFPITVQSNPASFFRLMVNIALVLLVVGLTAIQLWRVRQQAGEVGGAGTRMVRPALIGLACLIFVVGVMDRFILPAVLNMRKPAVPTEGKQFVILNEDGTYAITDAAQKELGITLVEAKLVSLDQIVRATGHVEARPDLTAIVEAPLWGRIEFAPKPLSLGETVKRGQQLAVVTLELSAIERGPMEAKDLDINGVLARARERRDAAQLELDRTQKLAAANPLYEADAKWAKELRDEAVRIFDEVRKQDEAMEATKKFRDPRRTPVGSPINGIIASINFTPGELNLNDEYKQLFTIVDPSRVWVKTQVYSSDLLTLKRGQSASIFPPSPGAKPMSGTVHWIGDTIDSTNRSVPVIVDVVNEGNVLALESFVRAEFRRQQRVLAVPEQAVIDTGTERWVYIVRADGNFAAQPVEVGIRQNGFWQVLSGIGEGDRVVVNGAGMLGALPRQQSESASYAVPAVAVQ